Part of the Sphingorhabdus pulchriflava genome is shown below.
TCGTCCGCAGTTCTTGGCCCTTGCCGCGGAAGTTGCGCTGGGTAATCGAACCCTGGAAGATAAAATTCTCGATCGACGAGAAACCAGCCGACAAGGACAGTTCGCCCGTCGCCTTTTCTTCAACATTGGTCGTCAGGACGATACGGTCGTCGCTGCTGCCCTTTTCCTGTTCAACCTCAAGGTCTTCCTGGAAGTAGCCGAGCGATTTGATGCGGTCTGCCGTCCGCTTCACCTGAATGCTGTTAAAGGCATCGCCTTCGTTCAGGCGGAATTCGCGACGAATGACTTTGTCTTGGGTGATCGTGTTGCCGTTGATGTCAATCCGTTCGACAAAGACGCGCTCCGCCTCTGCGATGTCGAAGGTGATGTTCATCGTGAGCGTGTCTTTGTCGCGATTGAACTGCGGGCTGACATCGGCAAAGGCATAGCCAAAGAGGCCAGCGCTTTCGCTCAGTCCCTCGACAGTGTCTTCAACCATCTTGGCGTTGTACCAATCACCCTTTTTCATTCGCAGACTGGAAGTCAGTGCTTCCGATTTGAAATCGCGGATCTTGCTGTCGACCTTGACGTCACCAAATTTGTAGCGCTCGCCTTCTTCGACCACATAAGTGATGATGAAGTCTTTCTTGTCCGGCGTCAGCTCGGCAACCGCCGAAACAACGCGGAAATCGGCATAGCCTTCGGTCAGGTAGAATTGACGCAGCTTCTGCTGGTCGAAAGCCAGACGATCGGGGTCATAGCTGGTGCCCGAGCTGAAGATGCTGGTCAGGCGGGCTTGTTTGGTGACCATTTCGCCGCGCAACTGGCCGTCGGAGAATTTGTCATTGCCAATGATGTTGATCTGGCGGACCTTCGATTTCGGCCCCTCAGTGATTTCGAAAACTATGTCGACGCGGTTTTGGTCAAGCTGCACCAGCTTGGGTTCGACCTGCGCGGCGAATCGCCCCTGCCGCTTATAAAGCTCAACAATACGCGCAACGTCTGCGCGCACTTTGGAACGCGAATAGATCTGGCGGGGCGCAAGTTTGATTTCTGGTTCAATCTTGTCATTTTTGATGCGCTTGTTGCCTTCAAGAATGATACGGTTGATAACCGGATTTTCGCGAACTTCGATGGTCACATCACCCGCGACATTGCGAATACTGACATCCGCGAACAACTCGGTTGCATACAGATCTTTAAGTGCCTGATCGGCACCAGCCTGTGTCCATGCCTGTCCCGCACGCAGGCGGATATAGGAACGCACTGTATCGGCCTCGAGACGCTGTGTCCCTACAACACTAATTGACCGGATTGGCGCATCTGCCACAGCAGGTGCCGGTGCGTCCGCTGCCTGTGCCATCACGGGCGCGGAAGACAGCGCAACGGATACAGCAAATGCCGATGCGCCCAGCAGGGTCCTGCTTACCGAAGTTTTGAACATATGTATTCGACCTTCCCTCTGGCCCCGCTGTCGATAGGTTTGCGCCCCTTGCCCCAAGCGCAGGCTGCTTTCAAGCTTAGTTCGATTCTATCCACGCCTCATTTGCCGAATAGACCGAAGGATGCCAGGTCATTGAATGTGACCATGAGCATGAAACTGGCAAGTACGGCAAAGCCCGCACGGAATGCCCATTCCTGGACCGCTGGCGTTGCCGGACGGCGGCGGATCGCCTCAATTGTATAAAGGAGCAGGTGACCGCCATCGAGCATGGGAATTGGCAGGAGATTGATGAACCCCAAGTTAATCGAGATCAGTGCGGCCAGTGACACAAAGGCCAGCCAGCCCACCGTCATCGCCTCACCCGAAACCTTGGCAATTTTCAACGGCCCGCCAAGTTCGGAAATTGGTCGACGACCCGTGATAATTTGGCCCAATCCCTTAATCTGCTGTCGTAGCACGGCCGCTGTTTGGGCAACTGCCGCTGATGGCGCTTCCAGCAAACCGACTTCCTGAAGCGTGGGGCGCGGCGAACCGACGCCCAATTGCCCCAGCTTATATTCGTTCCCAAAACGGTCGATTTCTTTGCGCTCGGCCAAACGGACCGGGATGATGATCTGCTTACCGTCGCGTTCGACAAGCATTTCCGCCGGTTCATTGGGCACCATGATGACTTCGTTCACCAATTCGTCGAACGTGTCGATCCGATGCCCGTTAAACGAGACAATGCGGTCACCCAATTGGATGCCGGATTTTTCTGCGGGGCTTCCCGCTACAATACTCTCTACCTTGGCGGGGGTGACACTTTGCCCAAAGGACATCAGGAAACCCATAAAGATTGCGATAGCCAGCAGGAAGTTGACTGCTGGGCCGGCAAAAACAATCAGCGCCCGCTGCCACAATGCCTTGGACTGGAAAGTCTGGTTTCGCTCTTTTTCAGGAAGCGCTTCCCATGCCGCATCGGGCTGGCTCGCAGGATTCATATCGCCCGCAAATTGCACATAGCCGCCTAGCGGCAGCGCACCTATCCGCCACAATGTGCCCCGCTTGTCTACCCGGCCCCAGATTTGTGGACCAAAGCCGATCGAAAATTTATCCGCCTTCACACCGAACCAGCGCCCAACCCAATAATGACCAAGCTCATGGACGACCACCAGCGTTCCTAGCAATGTCAGGAAAGCGACAATCGTGATCAGGATGTGAGGAGATTCAAGCTGCATGGGGCAATTTATCCATTTGACCGCTGGCATAGGCCCGTGCGGCTGCATCTATGCTGAACAGATCGGTCAGGCTGTGGGGTGCATTGGGGCGATAACCGGTTAAGGTTTCCTCTACGACGCTGACAATGTCGAGGAACGCTATGCGACCGGCAAGGAACGCGGCTACAGCTACTTCATTGGCGGCATTGAGGATAGCGGGTGTTGCTCCACCCTGCTCTGCCGCCGCCCTCGCTAGGCGAAGTGCTGGAAAGCGGATCAAATCCGGCGCTTCGAATTCTAGCTTTGAAATTCGAGCCAGATCGAGCGGAGCGCTGTTCGTCTCCAGCCTTTCAGGCCAGGCCAAGGCGCTTGCAATCGGAATCCGCATATCGGGAGAACCCAATTGCGCCAGCGTCGACCGATCGACATATTCGACCATCGAATGGATCACCGATTGCGGGTGAACAACAATATCGAGCTTGTCGAGGCCAACCGGGAACAGATGATGTGCCTCGATCAGTTCAAGGCCCTTGTTCATCATCGTCGCGCTGTCGACGCTGATCTTCGCGCCCATATCCCAATTGGGGTGCGCAACGGCTTGGGCGGGCGTAACAGCCCGCATCTGGTCGAGCGAATAGGTGCGGAAGGGGCCGCCGCTAGCGGTCAGCGTGATCTTGCGCACCTGATCGATGCGGCCACCCGCGAGACACTGGAAGATCGCATTATGCTCGCTGTCGACAGGCAGCAATGTCGCGCCCGACTGCTCGACCGCCGCCATCATCAGATCGCCCGCTGAAACCAGCGCTT
Proteins encoded:
- the bamA gene encoding outer membrane protein assembly factor BamA; the encoded protein is MFKTSVSRTLLGASAFAVSVALSSAPVMAQAADAPAPAVADAPIRSISVVGTQRLEADTVRSYIRLRAGQAWTQAGADQALKDLYATELFADVSIRNVAGDVTIEVRENPVINRIILEGNKRIKNDKIEPEIKLAPRQIYSRSKVRADVARIVELYKRQGRFAAQVEPKLVQLDQNRVDIVFEITEGPKSKVRQINIIGNDKFSDGQLRGEMVTKQARLTSIFSSGTSYDPDRLAFDQQKLRQFYLTEGYADFRVVSAVAELTPDKKDFIITYVVEEGERYKFGDVKVDSKIRDFKSEALTSSLRMKKGDWYNAKMVEDTVEGLSESAGLFGYAFADVSPQFNRDKDTLTMNITFDIAEAERVFVERIDINGNTITQDKVIRREFRLNEGDAFNSIQVKRTADRIKSLGYFQEDLEVEQEKGSSDDRIVLTTNVEEKATGELSLSAGFSSIENFIFQGSITQRNFRGKGQELRTNISYSSYSKSAEIGFTEPYLFDRSIALSGDIFRRDLSSFNFFNNDRNTTYEQATTGFQIRTGVPVNEFLYFQARYGLSYDDISLDRGLFFTDPDGTGPLPSTCDPVLAGRFLCDAIGKRLTSTLGYTVMYDTRDSRLRPTRGHSVSLSQDFAGLGGDVKYIRSRLNANKYWRLTDSGFVFSLSAEGGYIHPLENRGSSAAGIDDVRLTDRFYLGEPQIRGFDIRGVGPRVQRIFFDGEIQNGVAVNVPRLDRKQIQDDAIGGRAYYLGRAELEIPLGSGAKELGLRPSIFVDAGAVFNVVTPLLQTIQERSTATTTTPSLPLYYTVNTSGTTPVLETTTVATNSDGSARVPVLRFEERFFGDSWKPRVSVGIGVNWNSPFGPFRIDVARALLKEAGDDTKLFTFNVGTQF
- the rseP gene encoding RIP metalloprotease RseP; its protein translation is MQLESPHILITIVAFLTLLGTLVVVHELGHYWVGRWFGVKADKFSIGFGPQIWGRVDKRGTLWRIGALPLGGYVQFAGDMNPASQPDAAWEALPEKERNQTFQSKALWQRALIVFAGPAVNFLLAIAIFMGFLMSFGQSVTPAKVESIVAGSPAEKSGIQLGDRIVSFNGHRIDTFDELVNEVIMVPNEPAEMLVERDGKQIIIPVRLAERKEIDRFGNEYKLGQLGVGSPRPTLQEVGLLEAPSAAVAQTAAVLRQQIKGLGQIITGRRPISELGGPLKIAKVSGEAMTVGWLAFVSLAALISINLGFINLLPIPMLDGGHLLLYTIEAIRRRPATPAVQEWAFRAGFAVLASFMLMVTFNDLASFGLFGK
- a CDS encoding 1-deoxy-D-xylulose-5-phosphate reductoisomerase, which codes for MSERRTLSIFGATGSVGLSTLDLVRQHREKYRVIALTANGNAVELAKLAKEFEPEIAVVADEAAYPALKDTLAGTATKAAAGPAALVEAAQMDADWTMAAIVGCAGLPPTMAAIEAGKTVALANKEALVSAGDLMMAAVEQSGATLLPVDSEHNAIFQCLAGGRIDQVRKITLTASGGPFRTYSLDQMRAVTPAQAVAHPNWDMGAKISVDSATMMNKGLELIEAHHLFPVGLDKLDIVVHPQSVIHSMVEYVDRSTLAQLGSPDMRIPIASALAWPERLETNSAPLDLARISKLEFEAPDLIRFPALRLARAAAEQGGATPAILNAANEVAVAAFLAGRIAFLDIVSVVEETLTGYRPNAPHSLTDLFSIDAAARAYASGQMDKLPHAA